GGTCGAATACGGTCCGCACGGCACCCGTTCGTTTTGTGCGCCGCAAAAGATCGAGGTCCAAGTCGTGGACCAACATCGTCTCCACGTTCGGAGTCGCCTCGGCCGCCACACCGTCCCTAGCAAACGCGATATCAGAAGGCGTCAAAATCGCCGATTGTGCGTAGTGAATGTCCGAACCATCGACCTCGGGAAGGTTGCCAACGGCACCACTCAAGATCACGTACACATGATTTTCAATCGCGCGAGCCTGCGCGCAAGAGCGCACCCTTAGATACCCGGACCGAATATCGGTGTTAAACGGCACAAAGAAGAGATTCGCCCCTTTGGCCATCGCGATACGGGAAAGCTCCGGGAACTCGATATCGTAGCAAATCAGGATCGCGATTTTTCCACAGTCGGTATCGAACACCTCGACGTCATCGCCAGGTGAAATCCCCCACCATTGCGCCTCTGACGGCGTCACGTGAACCTTGTATTGCTTGGAAATCGTACCATTTCGGTGAAAGAGATAGGCGATATTGTAAAGTCGCTCTCCTTCCACGCAGAGGTGCGTCCCAGCAATAATGTTCACGTTGTAGCGAATCGCGGACTTCTGAAAAAACGCAATGTATTCATCCGTATACTCGTTGAGCCGTCTGGCCACTTTACCCGGCGATTCCGAGGGCACCAAGGACATCAACTGGTTTGTGATGAGTTCTGGGAAAATCACAAAGTCCGACCGGTAGTCCGACGCGGTATCCAAAAAGAATCGGCATTGTTGGGCAAAATCCTCAAAACTATCCAACGCCCTCATCTGGTACTGAACCGACGCCACACGCACACGGCTCGGAAGCTCATCGTCGATAGGGACGTACTCAGGATTGAGCCACTCCATCAACACACCAAAACCTTTGGACTCATCGTCCTTAGGCAAGTAGCCGCTCAAGACACGCTTCGCCGTGAATTTATTCGAGCGCTGAGCATTGAGCACCGGATCGTCGATCTCCGAGCGAAACACTCGCCGAACGTACTCTGGAGCTTTGAGCTTATCGGCCCAGAGGTGATAATTCGGCAGGCGCCCAACGATTAGAATTCGCTGCAAATTGAGCTCTTTGACCAAGTCCTTTCGCGCGTCGTAAATACGCCTGGCGAGCCGCATCCCACGGCATTCAGGGTCAACGGCGATATCGATCCCGTAGAGAGAGTCGCCCGTTGGATCATGCGTTGAGAGCATGCCCTTTCCAGTCACCTGATCGTAAGTGTGGTCGCCGATATAATCTTCTTCGTGCACGATCAGACTGCTCGAAGTCGCAACGAGACGACCGTCGAGTTCGATACCGATTTGCCCCTCAGGAAAAATCCGAAGATGGCTCTCCAGCTCGTGTCTAAGCCATGGAACCATACCGGGAAAACACCGGTGATGCAGGTCTTGGATCTCATCCAAGTCCTCTAAACTTAGTGGCCTAATCAATAATCGTGCGCTCGAATCCTGTGATGACATAACTCTCCGTAGACTTCGTCTTGTTGGTGCACCTTCTAGCACAAATCCGTATTGTCGGTTATCACTTCTGCCGATGGACCTACGAAGAAAAAACCGAGCTCATATCCCGTGGAGAATTGTTCTCTGGTCACTGGTCTTAACGGTCTTTGTGCTCGACATCTTGAACGACACGCCATTGCACGCAAGTGTCGAATTTCCCGCCGAAACTCCAGTGGAGCTCACACGCGACGTCGCGTCAGACGTGCTTTTGGTACTCGACTACGATGCGATTCGCGCGAGCGGTGATTCATTTTCCCAGCGCGACTTCAGTGCCGCCTGGATCAACACCTTCGAACAAGAACTTGGCCCGGTTCGAATCGCCACGCCCAAGACGCTGACTCGAAAATCGATCGAAGAATCGTCCGTGGTGGTGCTCACCTCCAGCGTCTCTAAGTCCGTGCCCGATGCTCTTATCTCCATTCTTAGAGAGAACTTGCTAGACGACAGGCTGCTGGTGGTTGTGGAGCGCCCCGAAGGCCTGCTCAGGGAACGGTTTTCGGCCGATGGAAAGGTCGGCAAACAAATGGGGCAGACCTTCACCTTCGTCCGGGATCTCCAGGACCCATTCAAACAAGAACTCTTGCAAATGCCCGTGGATATCGAATTCATCGGCTCCACCAGCGCACGTGAAGGCGCACAAACATGGCTCTCCATTGACGGAGCTCCGGCCATCTACGAAACCCCTATCGGCAAAGGCAAAGTCATCACGTTGGAGTTCGATTTCGGCGAGCTCATGGTGGCCACGCAACAAGGTCAGCCAAAGGACGACTTCTCCATCGCACGACCGGAACCCCGAACTTGGGACCTCATTCGAGACCCTCGACTCAAACAAAATGCGATCCCCTTCGCGGACCTCCTCGAGCGCTACGTCGTTCACACGGTCATCGGCTCAAACCGAGTGCTTCCCTTCTACTGGCCGTTTCCGGCTGGCAAAGACGGTGCACTAGTCGCCGTCCATACCGATAGCGAACTAGGCAACGGTGCCGCATGGATGCTTCGCCACGAGGCCGAGAACAAGCGCGCCTCCACCCTCCTGAGCACCTCTGACAACCTCATCGATGCAGACACCGCGCAGTCCGTAGACCAATTGGGTGGCGACCTCGGCCTGCTCTGGCGCCTGCAATCTACACCTCACGAGATCTTGGACCGATTTGGCCTCGGGTCCATCAAACCTTTCGCAAAAGCCGTCGTCCTCGAAACTCAACTGGAGAACTTGAGGAAAAAGGCCAGCGGCCCCGTTAACACCTCCATGATTTATGATAACTGGTGGACCACGGATTGGGAGACACCACTCAGCGCGCTCGCTTCAAAGGGCGTTCGCGTCGACCTCTCCTACTCACAAGATCAACAAAGTGGGTTTGCTTTCGGCACAGGGCTCCCGTTCTTAGCCCTCGATAGAACCGGACTACCTCTCTCGATTCGCGAGTTCCCAGTAACCTTTCCGCACGGCTACAGAGCTGGCCCGAACGAAGAAAAGCTGCTCCAAAACAGCAAGAATGGGCACCATCAAGCTCTCGTACACGTCAGCGCTCCGGTCGCTTTCGCGGACTTCCCCGACATCCAGAAGTTCAACGCCTGGCTTGAGCTCACAGAGCTCGCCGAATCCTTCGACCACGCCTACCTGAGCGTCAACCAATTCGACGCGTTCCAACGTGCCCGAAGGTCAGGCACCATCAACTCTGCACGAAGTGAACGCGAGCAAGAGTTAGTCATCGAACTCACAGTTGAGGCAAAAAGACGAGACCTAGAGCTCGGAATCCCTGAAGTCGTCGACTCCAAAGTATTCAAGCTCGCGCGCCCCAAAGGCAGTGAAAGCTTCGGAAGTACAGAGTTTGAAACTCGAGTCGTCAACTACTCCGGCAAAACCGTCCGACTCATCCCGCTGAACTCCGGATTCACCACTATCGAGGTAGTTTGGCAATGAGGATTCGTCGAAACTCCAGCGTCCTCCACGCATTGCGGTGGGACTTGCTCATTGCGGTCGTTATCCTCGGTGTGTGGTGGTTCTTCTCGGCCTTCGAAGAACCCACGCTCAGGCCGGCAACGAGCCCCGAGTCGTATGGAAGTCGCCCACCCGACCGGGCCGAAGGAGATATCCTACTCCTGCTTCCAGATACCCCGTCAGCTGCCGCGAATTCCATCGATGAGCTCGACTGCTCTTACGCGTGGTTCAACGCACTCTGGCGCGAGTTCGGCTCGTTCTCAACGGCCATGACGCGCGACCTTAGCCCGGAAGTTCTGGCGGGAAGGCAAGTCGTCATTCTCCCAGCACGTGTGGTGCGCTCCATGCCGCCGGCTGGCGTTCAACTCCTCTCCGATTTTGCCAACGAAGGCGGCCAGGTCGTGCTGGAGATGCCGAACGAAAACTGGTCGCTGATCTCCGGTGTACTCTCCGATAAGAAGGTGAGTCGAGCACAACAGATCACATCGGTGGACGGACTCAACGTCCACGGCACGCTCAGAAACGAACTCACCGGCATCCCATTGAGGGGAAACCTGATTCAAGCTCCTCCGCTTGAACCCTACCCGACCGGCCCCGTGCTCCTCGAGGTGGACTCACAGCCAGGATGGCTCCAGCTGCCCACCGGCAAGGGCCAAGTGCATACCTTTCTCTTCAATGTCGGTTGTTCGTTGACCGCGCTGCAGCAAGGCACGCCCGCCAAAGACATGAGCTTCGTGCCGGGCGACGAGCCGATTAAGTCGAGCCAGCGCGCAAACTCCGCCCTACTTAAGGCACGCGCCCCGCTGGCCGATCTTCTGGTCCGCAGCATCTTTGAGCGTCTTCGCCATTTCCGCCCCATCCCCCGACTCTGGCTTTTTCCAGGCGCCTCATCGGGGGCCATGATGATGACGCATTCTGCGAGCCGTGACCCAAGAGCCGCGTTTGCATTCGCAGAATCCGCCAAGAACGCCGGGGGCACGGCGACCATCTTCGCGGCGAGCGACCGCTTCACCAAAGTTCATGCGGAGCTCGCCGAGAAGCTCAACGTCGAGATCGGCTTGCACTGGATTCAGGGATTCACACGCCCGCCAGTGGTCGATCCCGTGGGGCTCGGGGCCGTTCGCCCAATCGAAGAAGAACTCAATATCGACCAACAATTTATGCGCCTCAATCTGAACCTCCCAGCAGAAAGGGCGCTGCGCGTGGTCCGCCTCGAAGACATGCGGGTTCAGAACAATTGGGCAGGCACCTTTAAACAGCTCGCGGCCTCGCGCGTTAGGCTCGATTCGAGCTTTGGCCCCACCGAGCCCGACCAGTGGGGATATATCTTCGGCTCCGGGTTTCCCTACTATCCTCTGGACGAGACGGGGCTGCCTCTCCCACTCCTTGAACAACCTTTTGTGCTGCATTCCGACAACATGTCTCAGACGCGCCTGAACACGTTGCTCAAGGATTCTCAGGCGCTCTATCACCAACCTATCGTCATCAGTCTTCCTTCCAATGCGATGAGGTCAAATCCTTCGGCCGGCATCCTCATGGCCTTTGACCAGGCTTTTGAGCTCGCCAAAAAGCACGACCATTGGGTCACCAATCTCGGCGAGTTCATGGATTTCCTCTCCACCCGCCGTCGCTCAATTCTAACGAGCCGTTGGAACGCCGAGGAACGCACCTTAACCGTGACGCTAAATCTCGTCGGCACCACGTCATCCACCCTCGAAAAGGGTGCGTTTGCGGGACTCGCCGTCCCCCGGACCTTCGAAAACCAAGAGATCATCTCGGTCTTTGTGGATGAAAAAGAAGTCCCGCTCAAAGATGTGGCCACAAACGGAGCAAACACCGACCGCATCATCAGCGTCCCCGGTGGCCGACACACCATCGACGTCATCTACGCCGAGCCCCTACCACCGACTCTTGAGCCCTAATTCGGTGTGGCCTTGACTATTAGCGCGCGAAAGACTCCAATAGAGCGACAGATCTCAGGAGTTGAACATGGAAACCGATCCATTCGCCCAGCAAAATAGAGTCGGGCTGACCACAGCCTATACACCGCAGTTCGATGACGTCGTTCATAACTTGCAGGTCATGTTCAAAAGCATCACCCCGGCCATGTGGACGCTTATCGCTGGCGTGTGCGGACTCCTGGGACTCGCAGAGATTGTGCAGACGGCAGGGATCATCCTCTTTGCTTCGGTTCCCGTGCTTTCCTTTGTCGCAGCGCCTGTACTTAACTTCCTGGAATTCGTAGTCATTCTCATCTGCGGCGGTGTTCTCTTTTCGCTCTTCGCCCCGCTCAAACTCAGAATGCTCGGCATCACCCAGGGCGACCAAACCATCGCAGAGCTCATCGACGCGATGAAACCCGTGTTCCTCTACTCACTGGGCTCCTACACCATCTTGGTTTTTGGCACGATGATCGGGAGTCTCTTCTGCATCATCCCAGGCTTCTTGGCACATGGCGTACTCTGCCTCGCGCCCTACTATTCAAGCCAGGGCACCTCGCCAATTACGGCCGCTCAAGACTCATTTGAAACCGCAAAGAATCACATTCCACTCGTCGCCATGGCCACGGGCATCCTGATCTTCGCTGGCCTTTTTTCCTTTGGATTCACGCTCGGCGTCGCGTCACTGCTCGGCGGTGGAACCATCCAGCTCATCATCAGCAAAGTGCTCGCCATCCTCGTTCAATGCGCCATGTTTCTCCTCGGCTGGTTTGCGGTCGGCTCTGTTTCCCTGACCATCGACACCGCCCAAACCGGTGAACGCGTAAAGGCTTAGGCGATAATTGCCGAAAACATGATGCACTGCGTCATGCGAAGCTACTGGAATTTCACGGAAAACCTGATATACGCCGGGGGTACCTTCTTGAATTGTTCACTCGAACCAAGGCGAATTTCATGATGCTTGGAAGAACTTGTGCTCTGTCTGTGACACTTGGTGCCACCATCGCATTAACCTCTAGCGCGGCATTTGCTGGCGGATTCGCAAGCGCGAGATTCGGCGGCGAGCGCGGAAACCCGACCGAAACCAACCCGTCCACGCTTTACTACAATCCCGCGGGAATCGGCATGTCCGAAGGCACCCAGCTGATGATCGATGTCAGCACCGCCTTTCGTACGGCCAGTTACGACCGCCCAGTTTCGGCGATCGACGACCAAACGCCATTCCCCGACGACCCGGAAAAGAATGCAAGGGCGCTGGCGGCAAACTCCGGCCAAGGCACGCTGAACAATATCATCGCCTCGCCGATGTTCGGTATCTCGTCAGATCTCGGGCTCGATACGCCCCTGAGGCTCGGATTTGCCTTCTACGTGCCTTTTGGCGGCCAAGCAGCTTGGGACGAGCAAAGCGCAAGCGACGAGTTCCCTGGAGCCTCTGACGGCTCTCAGAGGTGGTACGCCATCGACGGAAGCATCCGGACCATGGCCCTCACCGGAGGCGTCGCCTACCATATCGAACCCGCAAGGCTCTCGCTCGGCTTGACCGGCAACGTCTATCTCTCATCCATCGAGACGCTCAGGGCCAGAAACACGGACGGATCCGACGACCTCGAAGCCGGTGGAAACCTCAAAGAGGGACGCTCACTGGTCAAAGGTGAATCCACAGATTTCGGTCTCGGAGCCGGTGTACTCTGGGAGGTCTGGCGCAGAAAAGCCTGGCTCGGCGCAAGCTACCAATCCATGCCGAACTTCAACGGTGATATCGAGTACGAAGGAACCCTTCAAAACTACCTCGGACCCGCACCGGGCAATGAGGCAGATATCAAGCTCACCTCAAGCTTGCCGGACGTGTTCCGACTCGGCATTCGCGTGCGTCCAAAGGCGCGCTACGAATTCCGACTCTTCGGCGACTACACCCGCTGGAGCGTCTTTGAGAACCAATGTCTGGTCAACTCGACCATCGAAGACGCGGCAGCCGCTTGTGCGGTTAACGACGACGGATCGTTCGCAAGCACCGACGCCGACACCGGCCGTGTGATCCAAAACCTTCCTAGAAATTACACCGACAGCTTCGGCGTCCGCGCTGGCTTTAGCTACTGGTTCAGCGCCGATCTTGAGATGCTTCTCGGAGGTGGCTACGATTCGAATGCAGTACCTGACGAAACCATCGACGCATCGCTCATGGACATGGACAAGTTTACAGCATCACTCGGCGTAGATTACCGATTTACCAAATGGTTCAGCGGCGCGCTCACAGCAACCAACGTGTTCTACCTCGAGCGAGACACATCTGGCTCGGACGGCAACAACGACCTGCGTTTGCCCTCAAGACAGCCCGGAAATCAGGGCGTCTACAACCAGAATATTTTCCTTATCAACACAAACTTGAACTTCTCGTTCTGATATAAAAGGTATGGCAATGCATAACTTACGACCACTTGCGCTATCTTCGCTCATGCTTGCAAGCGCCTTCCTCGTCGCATGCCCCAACCCTCAAGGTCGCTATGACGAGTTTGGGGAAAAAACCGAGGAGTTCCGCGGAGGAAGCACCAATAACGGGCAGCCAAACAACACCGTGCAAGTAGACTTCTCCGGACGCTACTTCATGGCTCTCGCAACCGTGACGGCTCCTTCTTTGCCGATCTATTTTGACACCACAGTCACGGTAGACGAGAACTTCCTCGTGGACTTCAGCTTTCAGCCTCTCAAAACGGACTTTGACGCCGACGGAGCGGCCCGGCCTGACGCCAGAACACCAGTGGGCGACGCGATCGTAGTCGAAAACGTTCAGCTTACGGAAGAGGGCACCTTCACCCTCTCCCTCGTAGATGCGAGCGTAGAAGGAGAGGCTAATCCGCTCAGCGGAGCAGAAATCCTCGCAACAATAGAACTCCAAGGTTTTGTCACGAGCTCCACTAGTTGGTGCGGTTTGGCGGGAGGCGCAGCTACCCTTCCCACCATGCTCGACCTGACGGGCTCAACATTTGGCGCGGGAGTCGTAACCGACGAAACACTGGCGGAGTTTGTTCCCATCCCTAAGTGCGAAGGAAACATCGTGCCCGAACCCGATATGGGGGAAACGGACATGGGTGATATGGATGGCGACATGGGACCTGAAGCTGAAACACGTTGCCCCGGCGGCCTAGAAGGCGAGTATCTACTTACCTTCCACGCCAGCGGTCAGTCAGAAAGACGGCAGGTGGCGCTCACCCTTGAAAGCAATGGGGACAGCGAAGTCTGCTATGCTGGAACCGTCAACTCTCTTGTCGACGATTCCCAAATCGGCACCGTTGAGTTCGGGATTGAGCTCGACGATGTATTGACCATTGTCGTGCCTGATTTCGCGATTCCTCCCGGA
This Microvenator marinus DNA region includes the following protein-coding sequences:
- a CDS encoding bifunctional GNAT family N-acetyltransferase/carbon-nitrogen hydrolase family protein, which codes for MSSQDSSARLLIRPLSLEDLDEIQDLHHRCFPGMVPWLRHELESHLRIFPEGQIGIELDGRLVATSSSLIVHEEDYIGDHTYDQVTGKGMLSTHDPTGDSLYGIDIAVDPECRGMRLARRIYDARKDLVKELNLQRILIVGRLPNYHLWADKLKAPEYVRRVFRSEIDDPVLNAQRSNKFTAKRVLSGYLPKDDESKGFGVLMEWLNPEYVPIDDELPSRVRVASVQYQMRALDSFEDFAQQCRFFLDTASDYRSDFVIFPELITNQLMSLVPSESPGKVARRLNEYTDEYIAFFQKSAIRYNVNIIAGTHLCVEGERLYNIAYLFHRNGTISKQYKVHVTPSEAQWWGISPGDDVEVFDTDCGKIAILICYDIEFPELSRIAMAKGANLFFVPFNTDIRSGYLRVRSCAQARAIENHVYVILSGAVGNLPEVDGSDIHYAQSAILTPSDIAFARDGVAAEATPNVETMLVHDLDLDLLRRTKRTGAVRTVFDRRKDLYVVRYRSGDQEFEA
- a CDS encoding OmpP1/FadL family transporter; protein product: MMLGRTCALSVTLGATIALTSSAAFAGGFASARFGGERGNPTETNPSTLYYNPAGIGMSEGTQLMIDVSTAFRTASYDRPVSAIDDQTPFPDDPEKNARALAANSGQGTLNNIIASPMFGISSDLGLDTPLRLGFAFYVPFGGQAAWDEQSASDEFPGASDGSQRWYAIDGSIRTMALTGGVAYHIEPARLSLGLTGNVYLSSIETLRARNTDGSDDLEAGGNLKEGRSLVKGESTDFGLGAGVLWEVWRRKAWLGASYQSMPNFNGDIEYEGTLQNYLGPAPGNEADIKLTSSLPDVFRLGIRVRPKARYEFRLFGDYTRWSVFENQCLVNSTIEDAAAACAVNDDGSFASTDADTGRVIQNLPRNYTDSFGVRAGFSYWFSADLEMLLGGGYDSNAVPDETIDASLMDMDKFTASLGVDYRFTKWFSGALTATNVFYLERDTSGSDGNNDLRLPSRQPGNQGVYNQNIFLINTNLNFSF